AAAGGCTCAAAAAATTCAACCCGTTAATCTCAACGCAATTCGAACATTGTTAGGTAAGGAACATCCCTACTAAGCTGCAGCCCGTGATAATCTCCGCCCCTACTGAGCAACATCGCGGGCTGCACGCTTTGGGACGCAATCCCCCCAGCTACCGGATCTTCCAGGCGGTGATTTCAATCCACCGGCGCCGCCCGATTTCCTTGCTCCCGGTGATTTCCCAATCCGCGCCCTCAAAGCGCAGCCGGTTCGCGCCGAGGATCGCCGCAGACCGCGCTGAGTAGCGCACCGTAAAGCGCGCCTCTGCCTTCTGCTCGACCGCACCGGCCCGCCAGCGCTCCCCGTCCGACAGCGCCTGATAGCTGGCCGCAACCGGGAACAGCTCATTCCAGCCGGTCCTGGTCTTGTTGCCCGTGGGGGATTTGCTGGTTGCCGCCTCAAGGAAGGTCACCGTTCGATCCAGCCGCCGCCCCATCAGGCCACCTCGCAAGGGCGCTGATAGCGGGCCTGTTTCATCAGCAGGCGCACTCCAAACGACAGGCGCGGCGCCTCCTCCCCCTCGATCGAGATCCCGGCCTCAAACCATTCTTTCGCCAAAAGGAAGATCGCCTGCCGCGACCGGTTCACCACACTGTTGTCAGCACCACCGACCCGGGCCTGCACCCGCAGCAATTCGCCCGGCACCCCGTGCCCGGCCCAGCTGGCCCCAAGCACCAGCTGCGGCTCATCATGGGCCTGCTGAACCCATGCACCATCAAGCGGCTGATCGATCCAGCCGCCCGCGCCATCATCCACCGCCAGCGCCAACAGCTCCTGCACCGGCAAAACCGGGAACCACCAGCGCCGCCAGGCCCCGCGCACCACGA
This genomic stretch from Phaeobacter gallaeciensis harbors:
- a CDS encoding head-tail adaptor protein; the encoded protein is MGRRLDRTVTFLEAATSKSPTGNKTRTGWNELFPVAASYQALSDGERWRAGAVEQKAEARFTVRYSARSAAILGANRLRFEGADWEITGSKEIGRRRWIEITAWKIR